The Terriglobus tenax genome contains a region encoding:
- a CDS encoding cupin domain-containing protein, with amino-acid sequence MVNRSNVQDAINAGEGILRLAPCWVPRSFMIPGRRLRLHPDDLYAFGANRGGINERWFSSTTKASNGPLTTADEGLSYVVTGTGEKFQLKDAVDEAGDLLLGADVMEREKGWNILCKFFDNMGPIPHHMHQNDEDAARVGFKGKPEAYYFPPQYNQIKNNFPYTFMGLEPGTTKDDVRKCLENWNRGDNGILGLARAYLLEPGTGWQIDPGVLHAPGSLVTYEPQVNSDVFAMFQSEVDGRIVDWSLLVKDVPEAQHQDLDYIINMLDWDQNVNPEFGKSNKCFPTPVKPFAETEKLGYREVWVTYGTKFYSAKELTVLPGQTVTITDAEAYGCIVVQGHGSLGRQPVSAPTMIRFGELTEDEYFVTKAAANKGVVVQNKSISDPLVVLKHFGPGNPDAAPLIKK; translated from the coding sequence ATGGTGAATCGCTCTAACGTACAGGACGCTATCAATGCCGGCGAGGGTATCCTCCGGCTGGCTCCCTGCTGGGTCCCCCGCTCATTCATGATTCCGGGCCGCCGTCTGCGCCTGCACCCGGACGACCTGTATGCCTTTGGCGCGAACCGTGGCGGCATCAATGAGCGCTGGTTCTCGTCGACGACCAAGGCGTCGAACGGTCCGCTGACCACCGCGGATGAAGGTCTGAGCTACGTGGTCACCGGCACGGGTGAGAAGTTCCAGTTGAAGGATGCCGTGGACGAAGCCGGAGACCTGCTGCTGGGCGCCGATGTGATGGAGCGTGAGAAGGGTTGGAACATCCTGTGCAAGTTCTTTGACAACATGGGACCGATTCCGCACCACATGCACCAGAACGATGAGGACGCGGCGCGTGTCGGCTTCAAGGGCAAGCCGGAGGCGTACTACTTCCCGCCGCAGTACAACCAGATCAAGAACAACTTCCCGTACACCTTCATGGGCCTGGAGCCCGGCACGACGAAGGACGATGTGCGCAAGTGCCTGGAGAACTGGAACAGAGGCGACAACGGCATCCTGGGCCTGGCACGCGCCTACCTGTTGGAGCCGGGAACGGGCTGGCAGATTGATCCGGGCGTACTGCATGCTCCGGGATCGCTGGTGACCTATGAGCCGCAGGTGAATTCGGATGTGTTCGCGATGTTCCAGTCCGAGGTGGATGGACGCATTGTGGACTGGAGCCTGCTTGTGAAGGATGTTCCGGAAGCCCAGCACCAGGACCTGGATTACATCATCAACATGCTGGACTGGGACCAGAATGTGAACCCCGAGTTCGGCAAGTCGAACAAGTGCTTCCCGACTCCGGTGAAGCCGTTTGCGGAGACTGAGAAGCTGGGCTATCGCGAAGTTTGGGTGACCTACGGCACCAAGTTCTACTCGGCCAAGGAGCTGACGGTTCTGCCGGGGCAGACGGTGACCATCACCGATGCCGAGGCGTATGGTTGCATCGTGGTGCAGGGCCATGGATCGCTGGGCAGGCAGCCGGTGTCGGCGCCGACGATGATCCGCTTCGGGGAGCTGACCGAGGACGAGTACTTTGTCACCAAGGCTGCCGCGAACAAGGGCGTCGTGGTGCAGAACAAGAGCATCAGCGATCCTCTGGTCGTTCTGAAGCACTTTGGCCCGGGCAATCCTGACGCCGCGCCGCTGATCAAGAAGTAA
- a CDS encoding beta-propeller fold lactonase family protein: protein MRKFALPIVATTCLAFAALGCKSTPAPTSENKPAPEPTGPRVYATNEVSGDLTIIDIGTAQNIANVHLGKRPRGIHASADGKQLYIALSGTPIAGPGVDESTLPPPDHSADGIAIFDLATRKIVRTIPGGSDPENFDVSKDGKKLFISNEDISAVSIIDIESGTVEKSFKIGSEPEGVKVSPDGKEVWVTSEGTGEVSVLDPEKGKIIATIKVGHRPRNIAFLPDGKTAFVNAENDGNVVVVDVTKHKMTKTIKLGEPGVIKPMYVLLSPDASKLYVSTGRGKKVFAINTKDDSILGSVEVGQRPWGMALSPDEKTLFTANGPSNDVSFVDLASFTVTHKAKASGGPWGLVALP, encoded by the coding sequence ATGCGGAAGTTTGCACTGCCCATTGTTGCTACCACCTGCCTTGCCTTTGCCGCCCTGGGCTGCAAGAGCACTCCCGCTCCTACGTCTGAAAACAAGCCCGCGCCGGAGCCAACCGGCCCGCGCGTCTATGCCACCAACGAGGTCTCCGGCGACCTGACCATCATCGACATCGGCACAGCGCAGAACATCGCTAATGTGCACCTCGGCAAACGTCCACGCGGCATTCATGCCTCCGCCGACGGCAAGCAGCTTTACATCGCGCTCAGCGGCACGCCCATCGCAGGCCCTGGCGTGGACGAGAGCACACTTCCTCCACCCGATCATTCCGCTGACGGCATCGCCATCTTCGACCTTGCCACGCGCAAGATCGTTCGCACCATCCCCGGCGGCTCTGACCCCGAGAACTTCGACGTCAGCAAAGACGGCAAGAAGCTCTTCATCTCCAACGAAGACATCTCCGCCGTCAGCATCATCGACATCGAATCCGGCACCGTCGAGAAGAGCTTCAAGATCGGCAGCGAGCCGGAAGGCGTGAAGGTCAGCCCGGACGGCAAAGAGGTCTGGGTCACTTCCGAGGGTACCGGCGAGGTCTCCGTGCTCGATCCTGAAAAGGGCAAGATCATCGCCACTATCAAGGTCGGCCATCGCCCGCGCAACATTGCCTTCCTTCCCGACGGGAAGACCGCCTTCGTCAACGCGGAGAACGATGGTAATGTCGTCGTCGTCGATGTAACGAAGCACAAGATGACCAAGACCATCAAGCTGGGCGAGCCCGGCGTCATCAAGCCTATGTACGTGCTGCTGTCGCCCGATGCCTCTAAGCTCTACGTCAGCACCGGACGCGGCAAGAAGGTCTTCGCCATCAACACCAAGGACGACTCCATCCTCGGCTCCGTCGAAGTGGGCCAGCGCCCCTGGGGCATGGCTCTCTCGCCCGATGAGAAGACGCTCTTCACCGCCAACGGACCTTCGAATGATGTCTCGTTCGTGGATCTGGCCAGCTTCACCGTCACGCACAAGGCCAAGGCCAGCGGCGGCCCCTGGGGACTGGTCGCACTTCCCTAG
- a CDS encoding cytochrome-c peroxidase codes for MPFSRTSIAGLLLLPLLMAGCRSRIQDNPIGKPITIKPPLGLPAVPVPADNPVTAEGIALGRKLFYDKRLSSDNSLACAHCHDPKFYFTDGLRLSKGVKEQLGVRNAPTILNAAYMPFQFWDGRAISLEQQSIGPIANPVEMNNKTHDIFLGKLKGDPEYATLFRKAYGSKDINLLRVEKALASFERTLLSGGSAFDRFQYGGDSTALTPEQLRGLVVFMNPAAGNCAACHTLGSKDSLFTDGKFHNIGQGVKDEGDFNDVGRYHETKVETDKGAFKTPTLRNVAQTAPYMHDGSIKTLPEVVDFYAGQGNSNPYLDPEIRKIHLSPQDRRDLVEFLNALTGEMPPNSGPPAK; via the coding sequence ATGCCGTTTTCCCGCACCTCCATCGCCGGCCTGCTCCTTCTTCCCCTGCTGATGGCCGGCTGCCGCTCCAGAATCCAGGACAACCCCATCGGTAAGCCAATCACCATCAAGCCGCCGCTCGGGCTGCCCGCCGTTCCGGTCCCGGCCGACAATCCCGTCACCGCCGAAGGCATTGCCCTGGGCCGTAAGCTCTTCTACGACAAGCGTCTCTCCAGCGATAACTCCCTGGCCTGCGCGCACTGCCACGACCCGAAGTTTTACTTCACGGATGGCCTGCGCCTCTCCAAAGGAGTCAAAGAACAGCTCGGCGTTCGCAACGCCCCCACCATCCTGAACGCTGCCTACATGCCCTTCCAGTTCTGGGACGGCCGCGCCATCTCGCTCGAGCAGCAGTCCATCGGCCCCATCGCCAATCCCGTGGAGATGAACAACAAGACCCACGACATCTTTCTAGGCAAGTTGAAGGGAGACCCCGAGTACGCCACTCTCTTTCGCAAGGCCTACGGCTCAAAGGACATCAACCTGCTTCGCGTCGAAAAAGCTCTGGCCAGCTTTGAACGCACCCTGCTCAGCGGAGGCTCCGCCTTTGACCGCTTTCAATACGGCGGAGATTCCACAGCGCTCACCCCGGAACAACTTCGCGGTCTGGTCGTCTTCATGAATCCCGCAGCGGGCAACTGCGCCGCCTGCCACACCCTCGGTTCAAAAGATTCGCTCTTCACCGACGGCAAGTTCCACAACATCGGCCAGGGTGTAAAGGATGAGGGCGACTTCAACGATGTTGGCCGCTACCACGAGACCAAGGTGGAAACCGACAAAGGCGCCTTCAAGACTCCCACCCTGCGTAACGTGGCACAGACCGCCCCGTACATGCATGATGGCAGCATCAAAACGCTGCCCGAGGTCGTCGACTTCTACGCCGGGCAGGGTAACTCCAACCCCTACCTTGATCCTGAGATCAGAAAGATCCATCTGAGCCCACAGGACCGCCGCGACCTCGTTGAGTTTCTCAACGCACTCACCGGAGAGATGCCGCCAAACTCCGGCCCTCCTGCAAAGTAA
- a CDS encoding 3-keto-disaccharide hydrolase, giving the protein MMHRINLKKTAGLFTAAVFVLSAAVTLPAQKAAAKKLPPLGPVNRVPPEPRNWDDHTGWTALFDGKTMTGWSGAPEVWSVADGAIVGSSSEAVPSGTTNLIYKTSQFANFRLRMEVKMEGAGANGGIQYCSHIVPVRDRIPPANPTEEQKARMAKAAELNRKHAAWNMDGYQMDFNYDNRYTGQLYEQSSERGIMTYPGQVVAFEGKGAKPRVVAEVGTAEQLKSYLKKDDWNEIEIVADGHTLTHMINGHVFSQTIDTDPEKMASSGYIALEIEGPGTLHILHRNIYIKKLP; this is encoded by the coding sequence ATGATGCACAGAATCAACTTGAAGAAGACGGCAGGCCTGTTTACGGCTGCCGTCTTTGTTTTGTCCGCAGCGGTAACACTGCCGGCGCAGAAGGCCGCGGCGAAAAAGCTGCCGCCGCTTGGCCCGGTGAACCGCGTTCCTCCGGAGCCGCGCAACTGGGACGACCACACCGGTTGGACAGCCTTGTTCGACGGCAAGACGATGACAGGCTGGAGCGGTGCGCCTGAGGTGTGGAGCGTGGCCGATGGCGCCATTGTCGGTTCGTCCAGCGAAGCGGTGCCGTCAGGCACGACCAACCTGATCTACAAGACCAGCCAGTTCGCCAACTTCCGTCTTCGCATGGAGGTGAAGATGGAAGGCGCTGGAGCGAATGGCGGCATCCAGTACTGCAGCCATATCGTTCCGGTGCGCGACCGTATTCCTCCGGCGAATCCGACGGAAGAGCAGAAGGCCCGCATGGCCAAGGCGGCGGAGCTGAACAGGAAGCATGCCGCGTGGAACATGGACGGCTACCAGATGGACTTCAACTATGACAACCGCTACACGGGCCAGCTCTACGAGCAGAGTTCGGAGCGGGGAATCATGACCTATCCCGGCCAGGTGGTGGCGTTTGAGGGCAAGGGGGCTAAGCCTCGTGTTGTAGCTGAGGTCGGTACTGCGGAACAGTTGAAGTCCTACTTGAAGAAAGATGACTGGAACGAGATTGAGATTGTTGCCGATGGCCATACGCTGACGCACATGATCAACGGTCACGTCTTCTCGCAGACGATCGATACCGATCCGGAAAAGATGGCTTCCAGCGGCTACATCGCGCTGGAGATCGAGGGGCCGGGGACGCTGCATATTCTGCATCGCAACATCTACATCAAGAAGCTGCCATAG
- a CDS encoding RNA polymerase sigma factor gives MNSVFDQSRLAVLVPAVVRPGRTRVIETEVLALFDLHHAGLLRYAVSFGIAVQDAEDVVQETFFALFRHLLDERPQDNLRSWLFRVTHNLALKRRGAHRHEVAGAEDVPLECTDPAPGPEDALLFTERQLRLRRVMEAMPAADRACLQLRAEGLRYREIAQVLGISLGSVATAVARSVERLERSEGSVERR, from the coding sequence ATGAATTCCGTATTTGACCAGTCAAGATTGGCAGTCCTTGTCCCCGCCGTGGTACGGCCGGGGCGCACCCGCGTTATTGAGACGGAGGTGCTGGCGCTGTTTGACCTGCACCATGCCGGATTGCTGCGGTACGCCGTTTCCTTCGGCATAGCGGTCCAGGACGCCGAGGATGTGGTGCAGGAGACCTTCTTCGCGCTTTTTCGTCACCTGCTTGATGAGCGGCCACAGGACAACCTGCGGAGCTGGCTTTTCCGCGTCACGCATAACCTTGCCCTGAAGCGGCGAGGAGCGCATCGCCACGAGGTGGCCGGTGCGGAGGATGTGCCGCTGGAGTGTACGGATCCTGCTCCCGGGCCGGAGGATGCCTTGCTGTTCACTGAACGGCAGTTGCGACTGCGGCGGGTGATGGAGGCGATGCCCGCGGCGGACCGTGCCTGCCTGCAGCTGCGCGCCGAGGGATTGCGCTATCGTGAGATAGCGCAGGTGCTTGGCATCTCGCTGGGGTCAGTGGCTACGGCTGTCGCCCGCTCGGTGGAACGGCTGGAACGATCGGAGGGAAGCGTTGAACGGCGCTAA
- a CDS encoding sugar phosphate isomerase/epimerase family protein, with protein MSTHKKPALHNAMWPGLVGKGPDSEPPIDLETMLDLTAAAEVNGVKFDGVDLFASAPHTDIDSTPDDLKKLADSVASRNLVVGSLVAPVWPPTGGGSSFGSEEDRKHYLTQVEKACKMGKTLKEIGIRKYGIIRVDTADSPSHWAENPAENTKKAAETLKAACDIAEGYGERLALEGEICWGAMHSWKAVVELLETVGRPKTLGYQADMAHSMLYTLGYNAPEARILPANFDWNDKATLMAAFKTLTDALRPWTIDFHVAQNDGTVHGTGSHDKTGRHCPVNDPNGKMDVVEVAGLWLRGADGQPTKAMQHICWDGCMFPNAMMLNPQTWNDILGTMIKVRDAHGWD; from the coding sequence GTGAGCACACACAAGAAGCCTGCACTGCACAATGCCATGTGGCCGGGTCTGGTTGGCAAAGGACCAGACTCGGAACCACCGATTGACCTGGAAACCATGCTGGACCTGACCGCTGCGGCGGAGGTGAACGGTGTGAAGTTTGACGGTGTGGATCTGTTTGCCTCCGCTCCACATACGGACATTGATTCGACTCCCGATGATTTGAAGAAGCTGGCCGACTCGGTTGCCAGCCGGAACCTGGTAGTTGGATCGCTGGTGGCGCCGGTGTGGCCGCCGACGGGTGGCGGATCGTCGTTCGGTTCCGAAGAGGACCGCAAGCACTATCTGACGCAGGTGGAGAAGGCCTGCAAGATGGGCAAGACGCTGAAGGAGATCGGCATCCGCAAGTACGGCATCATCCGTGTGGATACGGCGGACAGCCCGTCGCACTGGGCGGAGAATCCTGCGGAGAACACGAAGAAGGCTGCCGAGACGTTGAAGGCGGCCTGCGATATCGCCGAAGGCTACGGCGAGCGGCTGGCCCTGGAAGGCGAGATATGCTGGGGCGCGATGCATAGCTGGAAGGCCGTGGTGGAGCTGCTGGAGACCGTTGGCCGCCCGAAGACACTGGGCTACCAGGCGGACATGGCGCACAGCATGCTCTACACGCTGGGCTATAACGCGCCGGAGGCACGTATCCTGCCGGCGAACTTTGACTGGAACGACAAGGCCACGCTGATGGCGGCGTTCAAGACGCTGACCGATGCGCTGCGTCCCTGGACGATCGACTTCCATGTCGCGCAGAACGATGGCACGGTGCACGGTACGGGGTCGCATGACAAGACCGGACGTCACTGCCCGGTGAATGACCCGAACGGCAAGATGGACGTGGTGGAGGTTGCCGGTTTGTGGCTGCGCGGAGCCGATGGTCAACCGACGAAGGCGATGCAGCACATCTGCTGGGACGGCTGCATGTTCCCCAACGCGATGATGCTGAATCCGCAGACGTGGAATGACATTCTGGGCACGATGATCAAGGTGCGCGACGCGCACGGATGGGACTAA
- a CDS encoding carboxypeptidase regulatory-like domain-containing protein, whose product MRLKQTLSLALIAASLAGCKSQPATPVTTTETQTPPVYYHVDAATAGSISGTLKYTGKRPAPRLIDISQDPLCVRSHKGKAYDESLVVDSKGDLANAFLYIKKGLEGKVFEVPATPVALDQSGCWFRPHVLGIMVGQQLTITNSDPVTHNIHPVAQINREWNHSMGPGDEPLKRKFTKPEIMVPVKCNIHDWMHSFIGVVDNPYFAVSKDDGTFRIENLPPGTYTLGVWHEKLGVQEQTITVSAKGDTPVNFTFKGE is encoded by the coding sequence ATGCGACTGAAGCAAACTCTCTCCCTGGCCTTGATCGCTGCTTCCCTTGCGGGCTGCAAATCCCAGCCGGCCACGCCTGTGACGACGACCGAAACGCAGACGCCTCCGGTCTACTATCACGTGGATGCGGCCACAGCCGGTTCTATCTCCGGCACGCTGAAGTACACCGGCAAGCGTCCCGCGCCAAGGCTGATCGACATCAGTCAGGATCCGCTTTGCGTTCGCTCGCACAAGGGCAAGGCGTATGACGAGTCGCTGGTCGTCGACAGCAAGGGTGACCTTGCCAATGCCTTCCTCTACATCAAGAAGGGCCTCGAAGGAAAAGTCTTCGAAGTTCCCGCTACGCCGGTCGCTCTGGACCAGTCGGGCTGCTGGTTCCGTCCGCATGTGCTGGGCATCATGGTGGGCCAGCAGCTCACCATCACCAACTCTGACCCCGTCACGCACAATATTCACCCGGTCGCGCAGATCAACCGCGAGTGGAACCACAGTATGGGCCCCGGCGACGAGCCGCTGAAGCGCAAGTTCACCAAGCCGGAGATCATGGTGCCGGTCAAGTGCAACATCCACGACTGGATGCACTCCTTCATCGGCGTCGTGGACAATCCTTACTTCGCCGTCTCGAAGGACGACGGCACCTTCAGGATCGAGAACCTGCCGCCCGGAACCTACACGCTGGGCGTGTGGCACGAAAAACTTGGCGTCCAGGAGCAGACCATCACCGTCTCTGCTAAAGGCGATACTCCGGTCAACTTCACCTTCAAGGGAGAATAG
- a CDS encoding Gfo/Idh/MocA family protein yields MAKKKLNVGLVGYGFMGKTHSNAFLQAPRFFDTPYEPVLKAVCARSAEKVKGFAETWGYESVETDWRKLIERKDIDVIDIASPNNTHAEIAIAAAEAGKMVLCEKPLARTAEEGKPMWDAVKKAGVPNMVWYNYRRVPAVVLLKQLLDEGRFGRIFHYRSQFLQDWTISEDLPQGGQGTWRLDSSVSGSGVTGDLLAHNIDMAMWLNGSIVDVTAMTETFIKERMHSETGVKTPVTIDDAAAFLGHFENGSMALFESTRYARGHKALFTLEINGEKASARWDLHDLHRLEFFDHRDESRLRGWKSIHITDGDHPYMKNWWVPGLQIGYEHTFIHQVADFLIAVGEGKEAAPTFEDGLKCDYVTDAVLKSAKTKQWESALPPKE; encoded by the coding sequence ATGGCTAAGAAAAAACTGAACGTTGGCCTGGTCGGTTATGGCTTCATGGGCAAAACCCATTCGAATGCCTTTCTGCAGGCGCCTCGCTTCTTCGATACTCCGTATGAACCTGTGCTGAAGGCCGTGTGCGCCCGCAGCGCGGAGAAGGTGAAGGGCTTTGCCGAGACCTGGGGCTATGAGTCGGTCGAGACGGACTGGCGCAAGCTGATCGAGCGCAAGGACATCGATGTGATCGACATTGCCAGCCCCAACAACACGCATGCCGAGATTGCGATTGCAGCGGCCGAGGCGGGCAAGATGGTGCTGTGCGAGAAGCCGCTGGCTCGTACCGCGGAAGAGGGCAAGCCCATGTGGGACGCGGTGAAGAAGGCCGGAGTTCCGAACATGGTCTGGTACAACTACCGTCGCGTGCCCGCCGTGGTTCTGCTGAAGCAGTTGCTGGACGAGGGCCGCTTTGGCCGCATCTTTCACTACCGCTCGCAGTTCCTGCAGGACTGGACGATCTCCGAAGACCTGCCACAGGGCGGGCAGGGAACCTGGCGCCTGGATTCCAGCGTGTCGGGCTCTGGTGTTACGGGTGACCTGCTGGCTCACAACATTGACATGGCCATGTGGCTGAACGGATCGATTGTGGATGTGACGGCGATGACCGAAACCTTCATCAAAGAACGCATGCACAGCGAGACCGGCGTGAAGACTCCGGTCACCATCGATGACGCAGCTGCTTTCCTGGGCCACTTTGAGAACGGCTCGATGGCGCTGTTTGAGTCCACGCGTTACGCGCGCGGCCACAAGGCTCTGTTCACGCTGGAGATCAACGGCGAGAAGGCTTCCGCTCGTTGGGACCTGCATGACCTGCACCGCCTGGAGTTCTTCGATCATCGTGACGAGAGCCGTCTGCGCGGATGGAAGAGCATTCACATTACCGACGGTGACCATCCGTACATGAAGAACTGGTGGGTACCGGGTCTACAGATTGGTTACGAGCACACCTTCATTCATCAGGTTGCGGACTTCCTGATTGCCGTAGGCGAGGGCAAGGAAGCTGCTCCGACGTTTGAAGACGGCCTGAAGTGCGACTATGTGACCGATGCTGTCCTGAAGTCGGCCAAGACCAAGCAGTGGGAATCTGCGCTTCCGCCAAAGGAATAA
- a CDS encoding zf-HC2 domain-containing protein — MNGAKHLSREEILLLLEGELSAEETVAAEQHLAACEPCRALQQSTEKTFASAFEETLRARPRPVEAQRTQLHERMQHHRRSSLLRIGMASAAAALLVAGGIGFSLHPYSAAVKPYVEDRPVPNPSLTPGAVRAIAFAEVCSGSDDDLDPTVPSQVQQVVFAEYHVPQQQRGREFQVDYLINPQLGGTAEVKNLWPQPYTTVWNAQTKDMLEKRLYARVCSGQLSLEQAQQALSSDWIASYQREFKTKTPLRVEAGLEEPELP, encoded by the coding sequence TTGAACGGCGCTAAGCATCTTTCTCGTGAGGAGATACTGCTGCTGCTGGAGGGCGAGTTGTCCGCCGAGGAGACTGTTGCCGCCGAACAGCATCTGGCTGCCTGTGAACCGTGCCGCGCTCTACAGCAATCCACAGAGAAGACCTTCGCCTCAGCCTTCGAGGAAACACTGCGAGCGCGGCCGCGTCCAGTGGAAGCGCAGCGGACACAGTTGCATGAGCGAATGCAACATCACCGTCGGTCAAGCCTGCTGCGCATTGGGATGGCGAGTGCGGCAGCGGCGCTCCTGGTTGCCGGAGGGATTGGTTTTTCTTTGCATCCGTATTCCGCGGCGGTGAAGCCGTATGTGGAAGATCGTCCGGTGCCGAATCCGTCGCTGACGCCCGGTGCCGTGCGCGCGATAGCCTTTGCGGAGGTTTGCTCTGGGAGCGATGACGATCTTGACCCCACGGTGCCGTCGCAGGTGCAGCAGGTTGTGTTTGCGGAATACCATGTGCCGCAGCAGCAGCGTGGCCGCGAGTTCCAGGTGGACTACCTGATCAACCCACAGCTTGGCGGTACGGCAGAGGTGAAGAACCTGTGGCCACAGCCTTACACCACCGTGTGGAATGCGCAGACGAAGGACATGCTGGAAAAGCGGCTGTATGCCAGGGTATGCAGCGGTCAGCTTTCCCTGGAGCAGGCGCAGCAGGCGTTGTCCAGTGACTGGATTGCCAGTTATCAGCGGGAGTTTAAAACGAAAACCCCGCTTCGCGTGGAAGCAGGGCTGGAAGAACCGGAACTGCCGTAG